The following DNA comes from Sparus aurata chromosome 3, fSpaAur1.1, whole genome shotgun sequence.
ttattctataaaACAGTGGTTTGGATTGATATAAAATCATCTTAGTAGGTCGGGATATAGGTGGGGGTATAGGTGGGTCGCAGGGGTCGGTGCTTAGAGACTCGGTGGGCTGATGAGTGGCTGAGTGACTCTTTTAACTATTACGCTGGACATAATATTGTAGAGCAGTTTAATAAATCTCACGAGCCCAAGGTAGCAACACTTAATGTTTCTTATCTCAGATTCCACTGATATAAGTGTACCTAAGTATCAAAAGTCCAAGTATAAGGAAATTATACATACGTATGTGTATACTATATGTATGTTTAAACTGTTTTACTATGGGTTGATCGATTATTGGCCAGGCTGACTAATAAATATGATATTTAGGAATTTTTCTTATCAAAACcagtattttatttatgatttaattGCCAGTTAAGTAAATCATAtctaaaatattatattttggTTTGGTGCAGCATACACtcaaaaaaggataaaaagtgtACAGTGTTTGCCTCAAAATAGGTAGAGaatagcagaaaataaaaaataaaaataagtaaatgtactcagttacattccatcagtgtTACCGAGTACATTTAATCAATCActgttctttttattgtttccatTGTCTGCAACTTTATAGTGTTACTCCTATCTGTAAGaacaattcataaaataagacaaaTTCTTGATTGACTTCCACATAGTGGATCACTAATATTAATCCAATAATAAAATATGCATTAATAAAACACTAGCAGAGGGCGTTCTTTGGGGTACTTTTCGGTACGCTTGATGACAATAATTCtatactttttactttaatttgtgccacttgtaatggagtatttttgaCGCTGTGGTAGTGGTACTTTTGCTCatgtaaatcaaatcaaatcaattttatttataaagctcAAATGTACAGCTCAGTATGTATAGGATCTGAAAACAGGTCTGCATACATCCATGACTGCTGTATTATGATGAGGTTGGCCCACTGTCTCCATTTTGGCTCCATCTAGTGGTCCTACATGGCTCCTTCTCCACCCGGAAGTGAcgcaatgaaaacaaaaaacgcgCAGCGCTTGCTGAAAGAAATCAGCGGGACGGTTTCATTATGTcgtatttaaaataataaatcaaaacagaCGTTATTTTGGGCAGCTACTGCAGCTAACCGGAGACATTTGGACAGCATTTTCTCACAGGAAGTTGTTTAAGGTAAGCTGTGTTCAGCACTCGCCgccagctagctagcaggctaaTAGCTAACTAGCTTGCCTTTCAACGAGACTTTCCATTGAAAATTGCTAATGCTAGCCTGTTTGGCCACAAAGATTAGCTCATATCAGTCAACAGAAACTGTGTGTAATACTTAAGTGCGCACGAGAAAAGAAGTTGTGGGCTTTGTTAACAGTAGAAGTCCATGTATAATAGAAAGAGTAATGTTACATGTTCAGGGATTAAGTATAACTGTCATTTTTCCAGTGTTATGTTCTGACTACTGAAACAACATATTTGGGCTctattaaaaacatatttctcaATAGATTGATTTAGCGATGGCAGCCTCATTACCTCAGAAGCCAGGGATGGCGGGGATGGCTccgcaacagcagcagcagccccacCTGCCCCCCGGTGCTGCCTCTGCCCCAGGTCAGCAGCCCATGCCCCCGCAGGGTGCCCTGAGGGAGATCTCCCCGGTGTTCCTCTGTCGGATCGGGCAGGAGACTGTGCAGGACATTGTTACACGCACCATGGAGATCTTCCAGATCACAAGAGCTACGCAGGTACTGGTCTTTCTGATAGCTAACACAATATTTAGAAAGGACAAGGAGCACCCCATGTTTCTGTATGAGATGCCTTTGTAGGATCCACTGTTAGAGTGATTGACCAAGGTACTTGACCTCAGCTGAAATCTCTTGATTTCTGATTGTCAGCAAGGAATTACAGATTCATCCGACTCATCTTTACAAGCGGATGCAAACTAGTTCAGAAGCCCGACAACACTTCATTCGTTTGTgaagtctttttttaatctgttattGAGAAAAGGTGTCACAGAGGTGTTGGTAGTTGCCATGTTACACTTAAATCAGTCTTGCTGTTGCATTGAAAAGTTTTGTAAAACGTTCTCAAGACATGAGAGTACTCcttcttttcattatttttgataataaaatcaatcaaatctCATCTCAAGGTCCACTCGCGTGCCTGCTTTGCAGCTGTAGACCATAACTTTTGGTCTGGTACAGTTTTTTTAGGAAATGTAGATGTTAAAAACCTCAGATTCTGTGCACCTCTATTGTTTCTAGATATATTTTATTGTGTATTAAATAATTGTCCACAAATTACCCACCTCTATCTGCACAGatgtgtgggaaaaaaatattataattcagtattgctgttttttgtctttatttgttttatgagtGCTGTTCtgtcataaaatatgatccCTATCAGGTTTGTGTCGATGTCAACTGAGTGGCTGCTGTTACAGGGTTTGTCTGTCGTCTGTCAGTCTGGATTTGTCCCATCCTCCTCTCTGGCATATCTGCTGGCATTCTTGTCAGCATCTGTGTCACTCacctctccatctccacctgaTCCGTGTTTCTAATTGTGTCTCCCTGTGTATAACTCGCCTCTTCCTGCTTGTCGTTGTGCATTAAGtggagtctgtttttttttcctgcacggCAACCTCTCAGCATCAGGACCAGGGCCTTTTGCATTCAAACCAAAGAGTGACACATCAGTGTCTAACTGCTCTTAAATCGAAAAAGACACTAACCCAGAAGAGAGAAACATTCTGTGCAGTCTCTCCCAGTATCAGCATCTTACTCAACAGGAattggaaagaaaaataaaaaaaattgtcaagTTTCTGCCTATGACTAATCTTGATATCTGCACATCAAACTGCCATTGGAGCCAAAAATTTTAATGACCCTTGAACTGATGAGAGATGCTGTGTGTCTTTTGATTTAGCTTCCTAATGGTGTGACCCAGAGCCAGGCGATGTACCAGGACCGCTTCGGGAAGCTCCAGGAACACCTGCGGCAGCTCGCCCTGCTGTTCAGAAAGCTCCGTCTCCTGTATGAACGCTGTGTGGAGATGACCTCCGACCTGCAGGAGGGGCCAGCAGAGGTCAGGGGGGAACCAGAAATTTCTGTTCAGATATTAGATATCatatgtttgtttattgaaaCATTCATCCCTTTTGGgaaatgataatattgataattaCAGCTTTAAACTAACCTGGGAACAAGACAAATCTGCCAAGCTCCTGTCCTATTTGCTCTGGCAGATACGTCTGGCCCCCTCCAGATGGATTGATTCTTGCCTATTTATTGCCTTAATCatttttcagaaacacattgtgttttacTCATAGGCTgtaattgggaaaaaaaaacaacttttttttgtatgtttttgcgTCCAGATTCTGCCGTACGTCGGGGAGGAGCTGGTGTCGGTCAGAGTGGAGCCCTGCAGTCCTGCAGTCAaccaggagagaaaagaggttCTAGAAGTatgttcctgttttgttttgtcacaagaaataattcacatttatttcttttgtgcAGAAGAGCACTTAGTGAAGATAGCTGTTTCTTCCAATATTGCTACCAAGCTACTCGGGCTACTATTTATTTCTATTGTTTgctttaaaacattaaagtaaGCTTCCCATCAGGCTTTTAAGGAACACAAAGCAAGACTAAATATTTAGCTTTAAGTAAGCAAGCCCCCTACAAATGCCTCTAGGTGGCAGTGCTGACACAGATCAAGGGTATGGATGACatgcagaaacataaaaagcATCATGTGCAGCTTAAGCAAATGTTAAGAGTCAGGgggttgttttaaaaacattagaGCCAATATTCTAGGGAGATGAAGAATTCAGGTGCCACCACGCAGCCGGTAGTAAGGATGTTAAATGCTAAAGCTGTGGTGCTTTTAAGATGTCCTGCTAATGGATGCCTTGTGGTTTGTCTGCAGAAGGTCCGTCAGAAGAACCAGGAGATGAAGGTTCTGATGGATCAGATGAGGAACCTGCTGTGGGATGTCAATGCCATGCTGACGCTCAGGAAATGATAGTTCCAGTCGATCCTATCAGAGATGCACTCCTGCATGATGGCAAGGACGAGGTGAAATAAGGGAATTTCTGTTGGATTTTAAACACGGGACCTTTCACTTCCACGCCACCTTTTCACTGGCACTTCTTCACTGACACTCACAATTCACTCGTCGTTCACCTAAGAACTTCTGCTGTTTACTATGTACTATATCGAAGTTATAGAGGGGggaaacaaaatgagaaaaaggaTGATAGAAGCTTGTGTCAGCCTGATACACTCCAGCTCCAGGAATCATTCCCTTTCCGTACAAGGCAGCTGACAACCCAGTTTTTGTTTGCCAAGAGaaagctgttattttgtcaCTCGGTGTTTATTCAAATAAGTTACAGACTCCTGTTTTCATAATATTTAGATAATGAGTAGACACCTGTAATGCCTCAGGTGAAAATACAAGTTTTCTTAAAACACTGTATTCATGGTGTTTTGCCCCCGGGTGCTGACTTGACACCAAACAGACTTGAATTCATTGCAGGTAATTGCAGAAAGCGCAGAAGCTGATCGTGCGACTGTGTTTACAATAGGAACAATTGCCCTTATTAAGCTCTGTCAGTTGTAAAAACACTATGGGTTCAGCATTCAAATTAGCCCCTTGGCAGCTATGTATCTCAGGTGCTTTGtacaaatgtgtatgtgtgtgtgtgcgtgcgcgcatGTGCTTAATGAGATTAGGTTCCTGAGTGCTAGACAGCACACCTGTTTACCCCGAGGGTGTTGAGACGTGCTTGCCtgtgaatttatttttgtaaactGTTGGACGAAAGATAAACCCACTGGGTCGTTTCTGTTTTgtataaaataaacttttttttaaatgaaaaattctGAGCATATATTTTAAAGTCCTGCTTCTGAATTGAGGATCGGCTGGCTCAGACCGCAGTATGAGCTCCATTGTTTCAGTTCCAACCCTTAAGGGCCGATGTGGGACTGCATGATCTCCTCGACAATGGAGATGATGTATAAATACATCAAGGCGTATCCACCAACACATAATGATGCATATTCTGACCCTGACCCGTGTATTTATCCCTCCTTTACATACCAACTCAGTGTAGTGCTCCCACACTACAACACAGCATCAAAGACAGTCCCAGAGTCACAAAAACTCAGGGGACATGTGAGTGAGCTTTGCTTTTAATTGGTGTAATTGTATCTGGAATCATTTCACCGCTAATTCAATCTGCCCAAAGGGGTTTTTCCATTTAAGTCCAtgctcaaaaaataaaatcccagGATTTCTTCTGTGTATTGAAGGACATGCCACTCACCACAAATTATCAGTGTACCCATTGGATAGGAAAATATGCCTCAGTCTCAGTGTATATGAGCTGCATATGTTTACACAAGATGAAGTGGGTGCTGCTGGTAATTTTTTCTATGAATTGTAAAGTGGAAAGTAGGAGGATGCTTAGTCGGGAGTAAAATTGAAACGATTACTCAATCAGCGGAAAATTAGAtctgtaaacattttcataactgaTATGTTGTCTAACTCAGTATTTCTACAGCATTCTATTGTCCTACCTATTCAGGGTCAGGTTATGGCGGCAACAAACTAAACAGGGTATTCCAGACATCTcatcaaaaaaacactttcaagcACCTCCTCAGGGATCCCAAAGTGTTCCTAGGCAGGATAAGATATGTAATCCCTCGAGTGAGTTCTGGTTCTGCCTTGGGGTCTCTTGCCAGTTGGTCCTTCCTAGAAACCCTGCAAGGAATAATGGCACTTGGGCAGACTTCTCCTGTGCCAGATCTGAAGGCCCATAGCATGGCCACATGTCAGCAAAGAGCAAACCGAAAATAGACCAGAACTGGCCCAAATCTGGGCCACAGTTCATTCTATTCTGGTGGACTGGATCTGGCCCAGACCTAAGTGCCATCATTCAACACGGTATGTCAATTTGGGTGACTGGTACAGTTTGCTACCTGGGAAAGGGAGGCGCCCAAAGTTCCTCATCGCTGGGAACAGTCTGCAATGGCAGGGGTCAGGGTACCCCCAGGTCCCCACCATCATCAGCCACATGGCACACATTGCACCTGACACCATCACTTGTCCCTGCTAGTGGTAGTTGGCCAACAGTGTAGCAGCTCCATGTTGTTTTGGCCGGGCCAAGCCCCATGGAACAAGACTTGGCAAGCCACACACTAGCTGGCCTGCTCCCCTCCCGGTTCCAGCTCAAGAAGGGGGCCCCAGTTGGTTGGCCTAAAGCATTGTGAAAAAGTCACCTTGGTGATGGCCATAGGTGCAGTACTAGTGGTGACGGATGGACCCGTTGAAGGATGTTCAGTGCACAGGACATTCATTCATGTATACGGGACctgtataatttttttttttttctttttctactcTTTCAGGTTTTCTATGAAGTGATAATCTCATTCTTGCAAAAATTGCATGCCAAAAAAATATGCTTCACggatatgtttttcttttcaagtaTCTTAAAATGCACCATGAGGCAGTGTGCTTCTTTAAtctctgatgaaaacatgaacatCCTGGACTTCTTTGAAAAGAGGGTTTGTGCCAAGAAGGTGGAAGAAATGCAGCACCATGAGTTTgcatttataaatcattttattgGTTTAACAGTTAGAATTTTGATGTGAAATGATCTGTTTCCACGGCAACAGTCCCTGCGCAGTAACGCCGGGACACACATTGACAGCTGGTGGAGTGCATGGCACCAACGCAAGTCCCTTGGGTGCTTCCGGCATGAGATAGCCATTCCTTTTCTCATTGTCACGCCAATAGCACCTTCATCTGCAGTGTTCACACccgttcctttttttttgctgctgtccAATATAGATTGTCCTTTCTCAATTAAATGCCCAATAGCAGAGGGTCTTTATAGGCCCCTAAATGTCCTCCTCTGTTGTCCCACCAGACTCATGGAGGAAGGAGAATCATTTGAAACCCCTGAAACTTTTATAGGCCTATTTCTCTTCATATTAATATGTATAAGTCCAGAACAGTCCGCCAGGGTCTGTCTGATGATTGTATTATGTCCTTTTCACAAATGGACCGCACTGCCGCTTTGTCCACACCCCACGCAGTCTTGACTGTCCCGTCTTGACTGTCTACCACTGATTGGTCCATTTGACTGTCCAAAAGGCCACTAGACCAGACCTCCATGCTTCCCAGCCTTACTGTCCATCACTTTTACGCTTTCTCCAGGTCTTTGTACTTCTTGCGCAGGACAGACACTTGATCTTTGAAGAGCACGGGGTCCAGGCGAAACTGAGAGTGGACCAGAGGCATGTAGCCAAACCAGTTGGCGAAGGTGTTGACACACTCCTGCCGCTGGTTGAAGTGCTCCGGGTTGGCCCAGGGGACACTCTTTGTACCCTAGGAGGTAGAACAGTGTACAGTTAGTCACCATCCAGTGCAAGTGACCtaaactcaaataaaaaatacactaATGGCTGCTTACCTGTGGACTGGGCAACTCTTTGTACTGCTTCCTTTGGGCCACTTTGATTGGCGGCAGATGGGTAACAGCAGAGACTAGGAAGTTCATGAGGATGTCCTCACAGTTGGAGGTGCGATCCACCAGAGTCCGCAGAGACTGGGGTAGGTAGTGGGAGAACAGGTAGTGGTAGTACCTGTAGGTAAGTCAAAGTGTGTT
Coding sequences within:
- the LOC115577897 gene encoding mediator of RNA polymerase II transcription subunit 30, with amino-acid sequence MAASLPQKPGMAGMAPQQQQQPHLPPGAASAPGQQPMPPQGALREISPVFLCRIGQETVQDIVTRTMEIFQITRATQLPNGVTQSQAMYQDRFGKLQEHLRQLALLFRKLRLLYERCVEMTSDLQEGPAEILPYVGEELVSVRVEPCSPAVNQERKEVLEKVRQKNQEMKVLMDQMRNLLWDVNAMLTLRK